The DNA sequence CGATGGTCGGATCGAGCGCCAACGCTCGATCCAGATAGCGCAGCTGACGGCGAGTGTCCGAATAGTCGTCCCGCAAGGCGGCGATCAGGTACGGCCAGCGCCCGTTTTCCGGCTGATAAGCCTCCAAGCCGAGCAGACAAGACTCCGCCTCCCGCGTGAATCCGTTGGCGAAATAGAGAAAGGCCAGCTCCGCCAAAGCGCGCGCCTGCCCGTCTCCCGTTTCGCTCAAGCCCGAGTGAGCCGCGTCCAGCCGCTCCACGAACGAGTCGGGCCAACCGTGCAAAGGCGGGATCTCCGGCAAGGTTTCCACCACCAGCCGCTCGAAGGGCTTGCCGACCTGCTTGGAAAACTGGGTCACCAGCAGCGACAGTCCGCCCACGATGGCCAGGGAGACTAGCAGCGGGGCAACTTGCTTGAAGAATCGTCGGTACACAGGATGCGTTCGGACCGCGGCGGCGTTTCGCGGATCCGCCCCAGCCTCCGATATCCTACGCGAACCGCAAGCTCCCGGATGTCGAAACTTGTCTCGCTCTCCCTGGCTCTCGACTTGACTCCACCTCCCGGATGATGCCTATTGACCCTCAAAATGATCGCAAAAACCGCCACCACCATTATTATGATGACCAAAGCGAACACGCCTTGGGCTGGTGGCACGTACCGATTGCGCTAACGAACGCAGCAAACGATCTACCTGACGATTTCCGCCCAAGGCCGCCAAGCCTTGGGTTTTTTGTTATCCACTCAACACCAAGCATTCCATGATCACTCACCTGACACCAGAAAGCCGACCGGCCGTCACGGACGGGCAACTCGTGCGGCGCTTCCAGCGCGCAAGCCGCGCGGTGCTGCTCTTCGCCCGATCCCAACGCCTGCAGCATTTCCGATGTTGCCAGCGCCCCGGCGACGCCTCGACCGATGTCGACTCCTACCTCGCCCGATTCGCCCAACTGGAGGACCAGCTGCAGACTCTCAGTCGCAAGGCGCGTTGCGAAAACTCCGTGATCGAGATACTCAAACAGTTCTCCGACCTCCGCCGCCTGCCGCAGCAGTTTCCGAAATCGCTCCGCCAACGTCTCGCTCGGGAGATCGAAGCGGTTCTAGAGGCGCTCAGATAGCGCCCCGCCACTGCGAGTTCCGCCGCGACTAGTGTAAACCCAGCCCTGCTCAGCCGCGCTTCCCAGCGACCCAATCGAAAAACGCCAAGCCTAGTCTGCCGACTCGTCCTTTTTCTCTGGCGCCTCTTCCGATGCGTCGTCATCGCCGCCAGAATCCAGGTCGCCGCCTTCGATGATGAACGACAGCTTTTCCTCGTTTTCGAAAAAGAACTGCGGCTCCAGAGCGACCTGCGGCACTAGAAACTCCCGCTTGCTGGGACGGTGCACGTAGCGGGTATACTTGCGGTTTCGGGCCTTCACTCGCAGCACCCGCCGACGCTCCAGCATCAAAGCCAAAAAGTGCTTCAACTCGCTGTTCTCCTCCGAAAGCGTCGCTTCCTCCTCCCCCTCGAACAAGCTGATGAACAGATTGTCCGCGGTCAGCTTGAGAGCTTCCGCCTCCTCCTTGCCATCGTCCGGCTTCGGCTTGAAGACCTGAGTCCAGCGACAGATCTCCTCGCCCGGCAACTCCACCTGGTCGCGCTCGACGAAGGCCACGTCCACGCGCTGCAGTTCGCCGTCCTCGGTCTTCACCAAGGCGCTGGACACGCGCTCGTCCTTCTCAAACTCCCTATTGCTCAAATAGGACTTCCTCGCCACCGGGCTAATATGCCAATCCATGCCCATTCTCTATTTGAGCCCTAGAGCCGCTGGCTAGAAAAATCTCCGGCTTCTTATTGATTCCCTCCACGGATTGCTCTTTAAGCTTCTCACTTCTCGCGGCTTAAGCCGACCAAAAAACTCAAATCCAGCATCGCAGCATGCAAATCAACCGCAAGGTTCGCCCTGAAATCCTCGACTCCGTCGCCCTGCTCGTTCTCGACGCGCAAGACGTCTTCATCGACACCCTCCACAACAAGGACGCCTTTCTCAAGCGCGCCGCATTCGCCATCGAGGCCGCCCGCTGCCTGCGCATCCAGACCATATTCACCGAACAAGTCCCCGAAAAGCTGGGACGCACCAACTCCAGCCTCTACAAGCTGGCCAAGAACCCCAAGGTCTTCGGCAAGCACACCTTCTCCGCCCTCGGAGCCGCCGGCATGGACCGCTTCCTGCGCGAAAAGGAAATCTACCACCTGCTGATCATCGGACTGGAAACGCCAATCTGCGTCTACCAAACCGGACTGCAGGCCACCGACGAGGATGTAGACGCCACTTTCTTCAGCGATTGCCTCGGAGCCCGCCGCGCGGAGGACGAAGGACCCGCTCTCGACGCCCTCAAGCGCATCGGCTGCCAGGTGCTACCCTCGGAAACGGTTTTCTACAGCCTGCTGGGCGACGTTCATAACCCCTACTTCCGCCCCTTCACCAAACTAGTGAAGGCCTTCGGAGATCCCGACTTCTCCCTCGAGACCTACCTGGAAAACCGCGTCGCTCCCGCCGAGGACTCCCCGCGCGAGGTTCGTCAAAAACAGAGACCCCCACAAGGAGAGCAGCCAAGCGAAAGCGACGAGCATCAGGACAACCAAGCTTCCGATGATAGCGACGACGAGCGAAACGAGCAGCGACGCGGTCGTCGCCGCGGTCGCCGACGGGGCCGAGGACGCGGTCGCGATCGAGACAACCGCCAGGACGGCGGGGAGCGACCTGATTCCGAGCGTCCGAACGACGACGGTTCCTCCTCATCCGAATCCCGCCACCAAGGAAGGCCGAGCGAGCAACCGGACCCGACGCCCTCGAAAGGCGAACGCGAGCTGTCACCGACGCCCGCCGCCGCTGTAGAGCCCAAGGCGCCAGACGCCTCGACGCCTGATTCGGAGGCCGAACAGCCGAAATCCGCCAAAAAGGCAGCCAAGAAAACCGCCCGAAAAACAGCGAAGAAGGCCGCCAAGAAAGTTGCCAAAAAAGCGGCGAAGAAGGCCGCCAAGAAAGCGGCTAGAAAAGTCGCCAAAAAAGAAGAGCCCCAGCCCGAGTCTAACCAAGGCGAATAGGCCTGATTCTGCCACCTTCAGGTAGCCGTAGTCGGCGGGCGGTCGGAGATTAACGATCCCCCGCTCACCTGCTACTTGACCTAGTTCGCGAAGCCTCTCGCCGAAAAGCGTTCTAAATCAGCCGAGCTGCTCGATCTGCAATGCTGGATACACATCCAGCTCCCGCGTTTGTCGGGATTTCTCGAATACGTGACTGAAGGCGATCATTCCGGCGTTGTCGCCAGTGTGGCAACGCTGAGCGAGCAAGCTTTTTACCTGTCGACGCTTCGCCAGCTGCTCGAATCGATGGCGTAGATTTCCATTGTTGGATACGCCTCCCGAGAGGCCAATGCTTTTGTAGCCGCCTCGCTTCAGCGCAATGTCGGTTTTCCGTATCAACGCATCAACTACTGCCTCTTGGTAGGAGGAGCAGAGATGAGACAGCTCTCGCTCCACCGCCTGCGTATCCATTTTCTCCAACTGATAGCGTAGACTGGTCTTCAATCCGGAAAAGCTGAAATCCAAGCGTTTCTTATCCATCAAGGCCCGCGGAAAGCCATAGGCTTTGGCATCGCCGCCCGCAGCGAGTTTTTCCAGCTTCGGTCCGCCTGGATAGCCAAGGGCCAGTAGCTTCGCGCCCTTATCGAGGGCCTCTCCGGCTGCATCATCAATGGTCGAACCCAACAGTTTCAAAGAGCGGTCCGTATCGATGCGAGCGAGCAAGGTGTTGCCTCCCGATACGACCAGCGACAAATGCGGAAGCAAATCCTTCTCCAGATTGGCATCGAACGCCTCAGGGTCAGTTTCGTAAACGGGAAGGAATGGCGAATGAGCGTGGGCCCGAAGGTGATTCACTCCGTAAACCGGCACCTGCCACGCGACCGCTAACGCCTTGGCCACCGAGAGGCCCATGGCCAAGCAAGCGGCAAGGCCCGGACCGGTAGTCACTGCGATTTCATCGATCCGATCAAATCCATTCGCCGAGCGAGCTTCCTTGAGCAATGGCCCGAAATTATTGAGATGCTCGCGGCTAGCGAGATCCGGTACCACACCGCCGTATTCGGCATGCAAAGACACCTGGCTGCTGATCCATTCGCCCACCAAGCCCCTGCCGGGCTCGAACAGAGCGAGGGCCGACTCGTCGCAGGAACTTTCGATGGCAAGCAGCATTTCGACCACTGCATTACGCCTCTCGACTCGACGCGCAACCAAATAGCGGTCAGGCCCTTACTTGAATCGCCCCCCCTCCGCCTTCGGCCCGGCAAATAAGGTTTGAAGCGAACCCTTAGGTGGGTGAAGATAACCCTTGGTTGGATCCAACCCTCCCAAACTGTTACAACAACCACCTAATCCTAACTCAGCTCATGAAAAAAGCCTTCCTCCCGCTGGTGGTCGCGTGCGCGACTGCAGCGTCATCCTATGCCGACTACCTCGCTTACGCCGAAATAAAGGGCGACCTGATCCCCCTTCCGGAGAGCCTCGACGCCATCGCCGAAAACCAGCCGATGGACCTGATCAAGGTCCAGTACGGCGACTACGAAGGGCCGAAAACGCGCATCGGCGTGCTTCCGGTCGAAAACTCTTCTTCCACCGCCACCCATTCCATCAGCTACGGAAACGGGCAGACCATCAAATACTCGGCGGCCGACTTCAACCAGGTCCCGGTCAACGGCATCGACGCCATGATCACCGACATCCTCAACAACACCGGTCGCTTCCGCATCGTGGAGCGCGAGGTGCTCGGCAACCTGCTCGACGAGCAGGACCTAGGCGCCTCCGGACGCGTGGCCCAGCCCTCAGCTGCCAAGGTCGGAAAAGTCCTCGGGGCGAACACCTTCATCAAAGCGGTGGTCACCTCCTACGAGCCGAACTACAAAGGAAACAGCATCGGACTGGGCGGCCTCACCGGCGGAGCCCTCGCTGGCGTGCGAGTGGGCGGCAGCAAGTCCATGGTGCAGATGGCCTTTCGCCTTATCGACGCGGAAACCAGCGAGGTGACCTTCTCCAAGCAGGTCACCGTGGTGACTTCCTCCAAGAGCCTTGGCTTCGGCGGCGGAGCCTGGGGGGGCAGCGGCGCCGCCGGCGGCGCCTTCAGCAATTTCTCGAAATCCCCAATCGGCAAGGCCATGATCGTCGCCGTCAATGTAGGCATCTACGAGCTGATCAAGCAGATCGGTCTCGAACCGACCGAGGGCTCGGTGATCCAAGTCGCTCCCAACGGCCAGGTGGTGATCAATCTCGGGGAAAACGCGGTGGACAACGGCCAGGTCCTGCAAGCCATCAGCAAGGGCGAGGAATTCATCGACCCGGATACCGGTCTCTCGCTGGGGGCCATGGAAACCGCTCTGGGAAATCTGAAAATCGTGAAGGTCCAGGAAAAGTTCTCGTTCGCCCAAGCGGTCGACTTCGACGCCAGCGCCCTCTCCCGAGGCGACAAGGTCGTATCCGCCGCCCCGGTGGGCGAAATCGAATACGGCGAAGACTGGAACTTGAAAGGCAAGCGAAAGTAGTAGTCGAGGCAGCCCGCAGCTCAGCACCTTTGATGGACCCGCTTGTTCGCTCAAGCGGGTCTTTTTTCACGAGGCCCAACCCCGTTCAAGACCCTATCAGCGGCTTGACCCAGGGCCAACGCCGCGAATGCTGCACCCGCTCACGTTTTCATGACTGAACTTCCCACGCCTTCTTCCGAACTGCTCGACGCCCTGGCCGCCCAGGCCAACGCCGCCGGCTTCATCGAGCTGCCCGATTTCATCGAAACCGCGCTCTACCACCCCCAGCACGGATACTATATAAAAGAGCGGCAGCGGGTGGGACGAAACCCGCAGTCCGACTTTTACACTTCCGTAAGCCTCCGAGCAGCTTTCGCCGAGATCATCATCGAGGCGGCCTGCGATCGCCTTCGCTCCCTAGAAATCGACCCATCCGACGCCCATTGGGTGGAAATCGGAGCGGAACCGGACAGCTCGCTCCTTAGCCCGGAAGGGCATCCCTTTCGCAGCCTTGCCACTATAGGATTCGGGCAACCCATCGAGATTCCCTCGCCAGCAGTGGTTTTCTCCAACGAGCTTTTCGACGCCCAGAGCTTCCGCCAAGTCAGGGTCGCTTCTGGCGATTGGAAGGAATACGGTCTCAGATTCGAAGATCGCGAGCTTCGCTGGCAACAGCGAGAGACGCTCAGCGACGAGGCCACATCCTACCTGCGCCCCCTGCCCGATCAGCGTCCCGAAGGCTACACCATCGATCTTCCCACCGGAGCCAACAGCCTGGCACGTTCGATCGTCAACCAGCCCTGGGATGGAGTCTTCATCGCCTTCGACTACGGAAAAACCTGGCAATCCCTCCTACACGACACGCCCCAAGGCAGCTGTCGAGGCTACTTCCGCCACCAGATTATTCCCGACATCCTGCAATCGCCCGGCTGCATCGACATCACCCACCACATTTGCTGGGACGATCTGGAGAGCGCCCTCAAGCAGTCCGGCTTCGTAGACCTCTCGCTGCAGAGCCAAGAGTCCTTCATCATTCGCCGAGCGCCGAGCTTCCTGCAAAAGGTCTTCGATCCCTCGCGCTCCAGCCTCGACCCTATCCGTCGAAAGCTCAAGGAACTCACCCACCCCTCGCTCATGGGACAAAAATTCCAAGCCCTTTCCGCGACACGCCTCTCCACTCCGCGAGCGTAGCGCGATCCCAAGCGACCACGAAAAAAACGCATTTCATCCTTGCCAAGCGGGGTCCCGCTCCATTTCTTCCCCGTTTCTCAACCAATTTCCGACATGGCTAGAATCTGCGCAATCACAGGCAAACGTCCCACAACCG is a window from the Pelagicoccus sp. SDUM812003 genome containing:
- a CDS encoding CsgG/HfaB family protein, which produces MKKAFLPLVVACATAASSYADYLAYAEIKGDLIPLPESLDAIAENQPMDLIKVQYGDYEGPKTRIGVLPVENSSSTATHSISYGNGQTIKYSAADFNQVPVNGIDAMITDILNNTGRFRIVEREVLGNLLDEQDLGASGRVAQPSAAKVGKVLGANTFIKAVVTSYEPNYKGNSIGLGGLTGGALAGVRVGGSKSMVQMAFRLIDAETSEVTFSKQVTVVTSSKSLGFGGGAWGGSGAAGGAFSNFSKSPIGKAMIVAVNVGIYELIKQIGLEPTEGSVIQVAPNGQVVINLGENAVDNGQVLQAISKGEEFIDPDTGLSLGAMETALGNLKIVKVQEKFSFAQAVDFDASALSRGDKVVSAAPVGEIEYGEDWNLKGKRK
- a CDS encoding SAM-dependent methyltransferase, with the translated sequence MTELPTPSSELLDALAAQANAAGFIELPDFIETALYHPQHGYYIKERQRVGRNPQSDFYTSVSLRAAFAEIIIEAACDRLRSLEIDPSDAHWVEIGAEPDSSLLSPEGHPFRSLATIGFGQPIEIPSPAVVFSNELFDAQSFRQVRVASGDWKEYGLRFEDRELRWQQRETLSDEATSYLRPLPDQRPEGYTIDLPTGANSLARSIVNQPWDGVFIAFDYGKTWQSLLHDTPQGSCRGYFRHQIIPDILQSPGCIDITHHICWDDLESALKQSGFVDLSLQSQESFIIRRAPSFLQKVFDPSRSSLDPIRRKLKELTHPSLMGQKFQALSATRLSTPRA
- the tsaD gene encoding tRNA (adenosine(37)-N6)-threonylcarbamoyltransferase complex transferase subunit TsaD, which translates into the protein MLLAIESSCDESALALFEPGRGLVGEWISSQVSLHAEYGGVVPDLASREHLNNFGPLLKEARSANGFDRIDEIAVTTGPGLAACLAMGLSVAKALAVAWQVPVYGVNHLRAHAHSPFLPVYETDPEAFDANLEKDLLPHLSLVVSGGNTLLARIDTDRSLKLLGSTIDDAAGEALDKGAKLLALGYPGGPKLEKLAAGGDAKAYGFPRALMDKKRLDFSFSGLKTSLRYQLEKMDTQAVERELSHLCSSYQEAVVDALIRKTDIALKRGGYKSIGLSGGVSNNGNLRHRFEQLAKRRQVKSLLAQRCHTGDNAGMIAFSHVFEKSRQTRELDVYPALQIEQLG
- a CDS encoding isochorismatase family protein, yielding MQINRKVRPEILDSVALLVLDAQDVFIDTLHNKDAFLKRAAFAIEAARCLRIQTIFTEQVPEKLGRTNSSLYKLAKNPKVFGKHTFSALGAAGMDRFLREKEIYHLLIIGLETPICVYQTGLQATDEDVDATFFSDCLGARRAEDEGPALDALKRIGCQVLPSETVFYSLLGDVHNPYFRPFTKLVKAFGDPDFSLETYLENRVAPAEDSPREVRQKQRPPQGEQPSESDEHQDNQASDDSDDERNEQRRGRRRGRRRGRGRGRDRDNRQDGGERPDSERPNDDGSSSSESRHQGRPSEQPDPTPSKGERELSPTPAAAVEPKAPDASTPDSEAEQPKSAKKAAKKTARKTAKKAAKKVAKKAAKKAAKKAARKVAKKEEPQPESNQGE